A single genomic interval of Spirosoma taeanense harbors:
- a CDS encoding OmpA family protein, with protein sequence MNCRLLLLFCLLLTALGLQAQVQYTTENPRVDDVNDRDVTIRRVELTEQYTIIYMKFEAKGMGSMGRSWPFPIPMPNGGRGSQIDVSSHIGFQPASRLYVNQGERSYKFIRAENIPAETRRRVEPGERVDFIAYFERIDPGYTVFDLFECKDGNGYVCFNFWGVHIINPARKDTYSQRTPKPKPPVQAKPRYTPRTTPGVGTPDETPARPEAETAPAASIAINGITRDARTKKPITATVTYRLISGAEATGDDPGDSVRSVSPAGKYTIPIDRRGVYAVTASAKGYFSQSDTLTTNRVDVMRDFNLVPIETGAKITLRNIYFNASKFDLKPESFPELDRLVEVMQENSTMNIRLEGHTDTVGDFDANVELSRNRVNEVKRYLVSKGISAGRIETVGYGPSRPINTNKSLKERPENRRVEMVVVKV encoded by the coding sequence ATGAACTGCCGACTACTTCTTCTCTTTTGTCTGTTACTGACTGCGCTGGGGCTACAGGCACAGGTTCAGTACACGACCGAAAATCCCCGCGTTGACGATGTCAACGACCGTGACGTAACGATCCGGCGTGTGGAGCTGACCGAACAGTACACGATCATTTACATGAAGTTTGAAGCGAAAGGCATGGGGTCGATGGGGCGTTCGTGGCCTTTCCCGATTCCTATGCCAAACGGCGGGCGGGGCAGTCAGATTGATGTAAGCAGTCACATCGGCTTTCAGCCTGCATCCCGGCTTTACGTTAACCAGGGCGAGCGATCCTATAAATTCATCAGAGCTGAAAATATCCCGGCCGAAACCCGTCGGCGGGTAGAGCCCGGCGAGCGCGTTGATTTCATAGCCTACTTTGAGCGCATTGACCCTGGCTATACGGTGTTTGATCTGTTTGAGTGCAAAGACGGGAACGGCTACGTCTGTTTCAACTTCTGGGGCGTTCATATCATCAATCCGGCCCGCAAGGACACCTACTCGCAGCGAACGCCAAAGCCCAAGCCACCGGTTCAGGCCAAACCCCGCTATACGCCCCGCACAACACCCGGCGTCGGAACGCCTGATGAAACGCCTGCCCGGCCGGAAGCAGAAACCGCTCCGGCAGCATCTATAGCGATCAACGGCATTACGCGGGATGCCCGTACCAAAAAACCAATAACGGCCACCGTTACGTACCGACTGATATCCGGCGCAGAGGCTACGGGCGATGATCCCGGCGATTCGGTCCGCAGTGTCAGCCCAGCCGGAAAATACACGATACCTATTGACCGCCGGGGCGTTTATGCCGTAACGGCTTCTGCTAAGGGCTATTTCAGCCAGAGCGATACGCTGACGACTAACCGTGTTGACGTTATGCGTGATTTTAACCTGGTTCCTATTGAGACCGGCGCGAAAATTACCCTCCGGAATATCTACTTCAATGCGTCCAAATTTGATCTTAAACCAGAGTCATTTCCGGAACTCGACCGGCTCGTTGAAGTCATGCAGGAGAACTCGACCATGAATATCCGGCTGGAAGGTCATACCGATACCGTCGGTGATTTTGACGCCAACGTTGAACTGTCGCGGAACCGCGTTAATGAAGTAAAACGGTATTTGGTCTCTAAAGGAATCAGCGCCGGTCGGATTGAAACCGTTGGCTACGGCCCGTCTCGGCCCATTAATACGAATAAAAGTTTGAAAGAGCGACCCGAGAACCGGCGCGTGGAGATGGTTGTTGTGAAGGTGTGA
- a CDS encoding RagB/SusD family nutrient uptake outer membrane protein, which yields MKTRQYYILASAVSVGLWLTSCDSKLDIKPVNTVATAQALSTPADLQALLVGAYNSLGDADLYGGNIQRDAELLGDNGDVEWTGTFTAPREVYTKRLLVTNGQADITWTDAYRTINICNTVLANLNLALAADKDRTEGEAKFIRASMYFELVRMFARPWGDGDANANPGVPLVTTPTAVLDASSSVPRSSVAAVYDQVIKDLTDAETKLPATNGFFAAKGAAAAQLSRVYLQKSDFPNAANAANRVIASGRYQLVPIDEVFDLRENINGVNTSETIFAVQVTDQSGTNSLNTFYGATDVGGRGDINITERHLSLYGADDVRGQLFYEDSDGLVRTAKYLNQYGNIQILRLAEMYLTRAEANFRAGTTVGATPLTDINRVRARAGAAPLTESQLTLNAILRERRLELAFEGTLIHDLKRTRQSIGSLAYNSPRLIFPIPLRETTTNPALVQNAGY from the coding sequence ATGAAAACAAGACAATATTATATACTCGCGTCGGCAGTGTCGGTTGGTTTGTGGCTGACTTCGTGCGACAGCAAATTGGATATTAAGCCGGTTAATACGGTAGCGACGGCGCAGGCTCTCAGCACACCGGCCGACTTGCAGGCTTTGCTGGTGGGCGCTTACAATAGCCTGGGCGACGCTGACCTGTACGGCGGCAATATTCAGCGCGACGCTGAACTGCTGGGCGACAATGGCGATGTTGAATGGACCGGTACGTTTACTGCCCCCCGTGAGGTCTATACCAAGCGCCTGCTGGTGACAAACGGTCAGGCTGATATCACCTGGACGGACGCCTACCGAACGATCAACATCTGTAATACCGTACTGGCTAATCTGAATCTGGCCCTGGCTGCCGATAAGGACCGTACCGAAGGCGAAGCCAAGTTCATCCGGGCGTCGATGTATTTTGAGCTGGTGCGGATGTTCGCCCGGCCCTGGGGCGATGGCGACGCTAATGCGAACCCGGGGGTACCCCTTGTAACAACGCCTACGGCTGTTCTCGATGCCAGCAGTAGCGTACCACGCAGCAGCGTAGCCGCTGTTTATGATCAGGTCATTAAAGACCTGACCGATGCCGAAACTAAACTACCGGCTACGAATGGCTTCTTTGCGGCCAAAGGCGCGGCTGCTGCTCAGTTGTCACGGGTGTACCTGCAAAAGTCCGATTTCCCCAACGCAGCGAATGCAGCCAACCGGGTTATTGCCAGCGGACGCTACCAATTGGTTCCCATTGACGAAGTATTCGATCTGCGCGAAAACATCAATGGTGTCAATACGTCGGAAACCATCTTTGCGGTTCAGGTTACCGACCAGTCGGGTACAAACAGCCTGAACACTTTTTATGGGGCTACTGACGTGGGCGGCCGGGGCGACATTAACATTACGGAGCGTCACCTGAGCCTGTACGGTGCCGACGACGTACGCGGTCAGCTCTTCTACGAAGACAGCGATGGTCTGGTTCGGACGGCCAAGTACCTCAACCAGTACGGTAATATTCAAATCTTACGTCTGGCTGAAATGTATCTGACGCGGGCTGAAGCCAATTTCCGGGCGGGTACAACAGTAGGAGCCACTCCGCTGACCGATATTAACCGGGTTCGGGCGCGGGCGGGTGCAGCCCCATTGACTGAATCGCAGTTAACGCTGAACGCCATTCTGCGGGAGCGTCGGCTTGAGCTGGCCTTTGAAGGTACGCTGATCCACGACCTCAAGCGCACGCGTCAGAGCATTGGTTCGCTGGCTTACAATAGTCCGCGGTTGATCTTCCCGATTCCCCTTCGCGAAACAACGACCAATCCAGCTCTGGTGCAGAACGCCGGGTACTAA
- a CDS encoding SusC/RagA family TonB-linked outer membrane protein — MKTFLLFLLTALSTALVSPAVAQDRRVTGKVTSADDGNPLPGVSVVAKGTSRGTQTDAEGNYSLVLPDNINSLVFSFVGVTTQEVNVGNRSVVNVALSNDTRSLDEVVVTGYGAQSKRNLTGNIAKVASREIENIPVPSVEQAIQGKVAGVQITSLNGKVGQGLQIRVRGTSSVTASSQPLYVIDGIPITSSDQSSTVAPTNPIADLNPNDIESLEILKDASASAIYGARASNGVVLITTKKGKVGKTVFEASAYAGSSKPTHVREWLNTQQYVTLFTEARNNSAALGIPVYSTSSLTNRFTRYAAGDAAGWQGENPKYNTDWQQEAFQDAPSQQYDLSARGGDAKTRFFVSGQYFDQSGIIIKNRFRRLSGRVNLDHSATDKLTLGVNLNIAHSKNDRVSNDNAFSTPMQIVALPPLHPVIDPRTNQLSADYTLYYNPLLNRDFASLQARVYRVFGSAYADYKILPGLSFRTEIGTDLLSQQEDEYYGRETQRNTGAPNGLGSNSFRQVSNYTTNNYFSLGRTISQKHDLDATLGMSYQESRSNFNSVTAQQFPSNAYKQISSGARVTGGLGTETRYSFLSYFARANYRFNNRYLLGVSARADGSSRFGANNRYGFFPSVSAGWIITEESFMKNLSTLSLLKLRASYGLTGNAEIGNFGSLALYSAAAGYAGVPGQAPEQIANPDLTWEKTLQTDIGLEYGLLNNRITGEIDYYVKNTSGLLLGVNVPGSSGFRTQLRNVGKMENYGLEFVFNSSNLVGAFKWNTSLNIAYNQNKVQDLGGTTITGSFLNRAQEGQPLGVFVGPEYAGVDPQNGDALYYKNTANADGSRDRSTTNNYNDAEYVPLGSPTPKFIGGVTNNFSYKGIDLSVLFNGQFGNYIYNGGGKFMSANGDFFDNQTVDQMNRWQKPGDITNVPQARLLGGNGTGESSRYLSKGDFVRLRTITLGYNLPSNLVNRVKLTRVRVYVTGQNVLTFTKYNGWDPEVNSDAYSANPVNIGIDFYSAPQPKTIIGGLQIGF; from the coding sequence ATGAAAACTTTTCTACTGTTTCTGCTGACAGCGTTAAGTACCGCGTTAGTCAGTCCTGCAGTGGCGCAGGACCGGCGAGTGACTGGAAAGGTCACCTCGGCGGATGATGGAAACCCATTACCGGGCGTTTCTGTCGTAGCCAAAGGCACCAGTCGCGGTACGCAAACTGATGCAGAAGGGAATTACTCACTGGTACTGCCAGATAACATCAACTCGCTGGTTTTTAGCTTCGTTGGCGTAACAACGCAGGAAGTGAATGTCGGTAATCGGTCGGTTGTCAACGTAGCTCTGAGCAACGATACCCGTTCGCTCGATGAGGTTGTCGTTACCGGTTACGGTGCGCAGTCGAAGCGTAACCTGACGGGCAACATTGCCAAGGTAGCTTCCCGCGAAATCGAAAATATTCCGGTGCCGAGCGTTGAGCAGGCTATTCAGGGTAAAGTCGCCGGGGTACAGATTACGTCACTGAACGGTAAAGTTGGACAGGGTCTACAGATTCGGGTACGGGGTACCTCGTCGGTAACCGCCAGCAGCCAGCCGCTTTACGTCATTGATGGTATCCCCATTACGTCGTCGGATCAGTCGTCAACCGTTGCGCCGACGAACCCCATCGCCGATCTGAACCCCAACGATATCGAGTCGCTGGAAATCCTGAAAGATGCGTCGGCCTCGGCGATTTACGGAGCGCGGGCATCGAACGGGGTTGTGCTGATTACGACCAAAAAAGGTAAGGTCGGTAAAACCGTGTTTGAGGCTTCGGCCTACGCGGGTAGCAGCAAGCCAACCCATGTTCGGGAATGGCTCAATACCCAGCAGTATGTAACGTTATTCACCGAAGCCCGGAACAACTCGGCAGCGCTGGGGATTCCCGTTTATTCAACATCGTCACTGACGAACCGCTTTACGCGGTACGCAGCAGGCGATGCGGCTGGCTGGCAGGGCGAGAATCCGAAATACAACACCGACTGGCAGCAGGAAGCCTTCCAGGACGCTCCTTCGCAGCAGTATGATCTGAGTGCGCGGGGTGGTGATGCCAAAACCCGTTTCTTTGTATCGGGGCAGTATTTCGACCAGAGTGGTATTATCATCAAGAACCGTTTCCGTCGCCTGAGCGGGCGGGTTAACCTCGACCATAGTGCTACTGATAAGCTGACGCTGGGCGTGAACCTAAATATAGCGCACTCGAAAAACGACCGCGTTTCGAATGACAACGCGTTCTCGACACCTATGCAGATTGTGGCCCTGCCGCCCCTGCACCCGGTGATTGATCCGCGCACGAATCAGCTGAGCGCCGATTACACACTCTATTACAACCCGCTGCTGAACCGCGATTTCGCGTCGCTGCAGGCTCGGGTGTACCGGGTATTTGGTAGCGCCTATGCCGACTACAAGATCCTGCCGGGTCTGTCATTCCGGACGGAAATCGGTACCGACCTGCTGAGTCAGCAGGAAGATGAGTATTATGGGCGTGAAACCCAGCGGAATACGGGTGCGCCAAACGGCTTAGGTTCGAACAGCTTCCGGCAGGTATCCAACTACACCACGAACAACTACTTCAGCTTAGGCCGGACCATTTCCCAAAAGCATGACCTGGATGCTACGTTGGGTATGTCGTATCAGGAGTCGCGCTCGAACTTCAACTCCGTAACGGCGCAGCAGTTCCCGAGTAACGCCTATAAGCAAATCTCGTCGGGGGCCAGGGTCACCGGTGGGTTAGGTACCGAAACGCGGTACAGCTTCCTGTCGTACTTTGCGCGGGCCAACTATCGGTTCAACAACCGTTACCTGCTGGGCGTATCGGCGCGGGCAGATGGATCGTCGCGTTTCGGAGCGAACAATCGGTATGGTTTTTTCCCGTCTGTTTCGGCTGGCTGGATCATTACCGAAGAATCGTTTATGAAGAACCTGTCGACGCTGAGCCTGTTGAAATTGCGGGCCAGCTATGGTCTGACGGGGAACGCTGAGATCGGTAACTTCGGTTCGCTGGCTCTATACTCAGCCGCTGCTGGCTATGCGGGCGTACCGGGGCAGGCACCTGAGCAGATTGCCAACCCTGATCTTACGTGGGAAAAAACGCTGCAAACGGATATCGGTCTGGAATACGGCTTGTTGAACAACCGCATCACGGGCGAAATTGATTACTATGTTAAGAACACGAGTGGTCTGCTGCTGGGCGTAAACGTACCGGGCTCATCGGGCTTCCGGACACAGCTCCGCAACGTAGGGAAAATGGAGAACTACGGGCTTGAGTTTGTGTTTAATTCGAGCAACCTGGTTGGTGCGTTCAAGTGGAATACCTCGCTCAACATTGCCTATAACCAGAATAAAGTCCAGGATCTCGGCGGAACAACCATTACGGGTAGTTTCCTGAACCGGGCGCAGGAAGGCCAGCCGCTGGGCGTATTTGTTGGGCCGGAATACGCCGGTGTTGATCCTCAGAATGGCGACGCGCTGTACTACAAAAACACGGCCAATGCTGATGGCAGCCGCGATCGTTCGACGACCAATAATTACAACGATGCCGAATACGTGCCACTGGGCAGCCCAACGCCTAAGTTTATCGGTGGCGTTACCAACAATTTCAGCTATAAAGGCATCGACCTGAGCGTCCTGTTTAATGGCCAGTTTGGTAACTACATCTATAACGGAGGAGGTAAGTTCATGTCGGCCAACGGCGACTTCTTCGACAACCAGACGGTTGATCAGATGAATCGCTGGCAGAAGCCGGGCGATATTACCAATGTACCGCAGGCGCGTCTGCTGGGCGGCAATGGTACGGGCGAATCGTCGCGTTACCTGTCCAAAGGCGATTTCGTTCGGCTGCGCACCATTACGCTGGGGTATAACCTGCCTTCGAATCTGGTTAACCGCGTGAAGCTAACCCGCGTACGGGTATACGTAACGGGACAGAACGTCCTGACGTTTACCAAGTACAATGGCTGGGATCCGGAAGTGAACTCGGACGCGTATTCGGCTAACCCGGTAAACATTGGTATTGACTTCTATTCGGCTCCGCAGCCGAAAACGATCATCGGTGGCTTACAAATTGGCTTCTAA